A portion of the Babylonia areolata isolate BAREFJ2019XMU chromosome 16, ASM4173473v1, whole genome shotgun sequence genome contains these proteins:
- the LOC143290795 gene encoding uncharacterized protein LOC143290795 has translation MSEKKKAIKLPAGASLELKVSESGKKQWTEEAESLAERLAKAEWHSYSSRPRGESNGYFVVLHWYNKEKVWVPLYMQHGNVGSQLAKLFNNREATPICKYLSSFPRTQRKLLWLKWVLDLPSDGGKSKVAFKDVLRAFSSKYNQGETLAFNMDDEQPDIPENFSLLDY, from the exons ATGTCCGAAAAGAAGAAAGCCATCAAGCT TCCAGCTGGGGCCAGTCTGGAGCTGAAGGTGTCTGAGAGTGGAAAGAAACAGTGGACAGAG GAAGCTGAATCATTAGCGGAGAGATTAGCAAAGGCAGAATGGCACTCGTACAGTTCCCGTCCCCGAGGAGAAAGTAACGGATATTTTGTGGTACTACACTGGTACAACAAAGAGAAGGTGTGGGTACCACTCTATATGCAGCACGGCAATGTTGGCTCTCAACTGGCTAAGCTGTTCAACAACAGGGAGGCCACTCCCATCTGTAAATACCTGTCGTCCTTCCCCCGAACCCAGCGCAAGTTATTGTGGTTGAAATGGGTGTTGGACTTGCCCAGTGATGGTGGCAAG AGCAAAGTTGCATTCAAAGATGTGCTCCGAGCTTTCAGCTCAAAATACAACCAGGGAGAGACGCTGGCTTTCAACATGGACGACGAACAACCTGATATACCAGAGAACTTCAGTCTTTTGGACTATTGA
- the LOC143290794 gene encoding uncharacterized protein LOC143290794 — MMTSFIDVSLPAVIFVIVNFIVAVIGNTLVLIVFRWRWHTTNDTKIYIMVLAALDLVCTLASSPRDVISLFPDPPCLLTKPAMLVYCRLSFFLTGHLNLASAFVLLAIAASRYVKVTKTDPDNMEDPDPGICHALKTLVKRLARSVSTVRGAKTASAVSFCVAFIVCCPSLVIYGSGDGLSHLLPNVSEAGPNGTLKDGHFACPMSYRYLVHSDYKVWRKVYTMYMLTVIVILLILLFGIYSTILLKLCCRKNRNSDSARQDSAMSCPDQNPDALEFSQQKTDGGKPGKPTATGVITLDTVAADGESIQPASPSSPRDHESALSLSGQTSQTRSVTRSTDRLSTASFQLTMTGNKARLTTLVFFMVTFIFILSYWPYFGVVLYERAAGLEVERPWRHWETATHAFALICARSYLIANAANPLVYGLGNPYFRKQLGKLLTCRRDVI; from the exons ATGATGACGTCGTTTATTGACGTCAGCTTGCCGGCCGTCATTTTCGTCATCGTCAACTTCATAGTGGCTGTCATCGGCAACACACTGGTTCTGATCGTCTTCCGCTGGCGATGGCACACCACAAATGATACAAAA atctaCATCATGGTCCTGGCTGCCCTTGACCTCGTTTGCACTCTGGCGTCCTCCCCACGTGACGTCATCTCCCTCTTTCCGGATCCCCCGTGCCTGCTGACGAAGCCTGCCATGCTGGTCTACTGCCGACTGTCCTTCTTCCTCACCGGCCACCTCAACCTGGCCTCGGCTTTCGTTCTGCTGGCCATCGCTGCCAGCCGCTACGTCAAGGTCACCAAGACAGACCCAGACAACATGGAGGACCCAGACCCAGGCATCTGTCACGCCCTGAAAACCCTCGTGAAAAGGCTCGCCCGGTCTGTGAGCACTGTTCGTGGCGCTAAAACAGCCAgcgctgtgtctttctgtgtggccTTCATCGTGTGTTGTCCGAGTCTCGTCATTTATGGGTCAGGAGATGGCTTGAGTCATTTGCTCCCTAACGTCTCAGAAGCTGGTCCCAACGGCACTCTTAAGGACGGTCACTTTGCATGTCCCATGTCATATCGTTATCTTGTCCACAGTGACTACAAAGTCTGGAGGAAGGTGTATACAATGTATATGCTCACTGTTATTGTCATTCTCTTGATCCTTCTATTCGGAATCTACAGCACTATCCTGCTGAAGCTTTGCTGCAGAAAGAACAGGAATTCAGACTCGGCACGGCAAGACAGCGCGATGTCCTGCCCGGATCAGAACCCGGATGCACTGGAGTTCTCACAACAGAAGACTGATGGGGGAAAACCTGGAAAGCCGACAGCAACGGGTGTGATCACTTTGGACACTGTCGCTGCTGATGGTGAGAGCATTCAACCTGCAAGCCCCAGTTCTCCCAGAGACCACGAATCAGCACTCAGCCTCAGCGGGCAGACGAGCCAGACTCGTTCCGTCACCAGGTCCACCGACCGCCTGTCCACGGCTTCCTTCCAGCTGACCATGACCGGAAACAAGGCAAGGCTGACAACTCTGGTCTTCTTCATGGTCACGTTCATCTTCATTCTGAGTTACTGGCCGTACTTTGGCGTCGTCCTGTATGAGCGAGCGGCCGGGTTGGAGGTGGAAAGACCGTGGCGGCACTGGGAAACGGCCACTCATGCCTTCGCGTTGATCTGCGCTCGGTCCTACCTGATCGCCAATGCCGCCAACCCTTTGGTGTACGGTCTGGGCAACCCCTACTTCAGAAAGCAGCTGGGGAAACTGCTGACCTGCCGTAGGGACGTGATTTGA